One window from the genome of Terrimicrobium sacchariphilum encodes:
- a CDS encoding LamG-like jellyroll fold domain-containing protein, which yields MNRTQFIHLLTEDISGLVSFWDFQANDFGHVAKGPCNYVLHPNGGRVPLVEDRENPIGPLAAQFGSGAWLDIPRSECPRLNIHGSQASLSIIAWIKRETGPERGCEAISGMWNEHGLRQYCLFLNLGIHNSSQQVGAHVSSIGGPTPGARYCMDAAIGSTAVPFGEWQFVAMTYDGVYAAAYLNGQLDSRGERNPYHYPGGIFDGGKEGANFTVGAVARPERVVMRDGHPIEEGHVHANLFHGLVGGLAVFERALVPSEIAEIFRASMPYSQIVNRPRQQEVVANSAACR from the coding sequence ATGAACCGCACGCAGTTCATTCACCTGCTGACTGAAGATATCTCCGGCCTCGTCAGCTTTTGGGACTTTCAGGCGAACGATTTCGGACACGTGGCCAAGGGACCGTGCAACTATGTGCTGCACCCCAATGGAGGTCGCGTACCGCTGGTGGAAGATCGCGAGAACCCAATCGGTCCCCTCGCCGCGCAATTCGGGTCCGGAGCGTGGCTGGATATTCCCCGCTCCGAATGCCCCCGGCTCAATATACACGGATCGCAGGCGAGCCTCAGTATTATCGCCTGGATCAAGCGGGAAACCGGGCCGGAACGAGGTTGCGAGGCTATTTCCGGGATGTGGAACGAGCACGGATTACGCCAGTATTGCCTTTTTCTGAATCTCGGAATTCATAATAGCAGCCAACAGGTGGGAGCACATGTCTCCTCGATAGGGGGACCGACACCCGGAGCCCGGTATTGCATGGACGCCGCCATCGGCTCTACAGCGGTTCCTTTTGGTGAATGGCAATTTGTTGCGATGACTTACGATGGGGTCTACGCTGCCGCCTATCTCAACGGTCAGTTGGACTCCCGAGGAGAGCGAAATCCCTACCATTATCCGGGAGGGATTTTCGACGGAGGCAAGGAGGGAGCAAACTTCACCGTTGGAGCTGTCGCTCGTCCAGAGCGGGTCGTGATGCGAGATGGCCATCCGATCGAGGAGGGCCATGTGCATGCGAATCTCTTTCATGGTTTAGTTGGCGGACTGGCGGTCTTTGAGCGAGCCCTTGTTCCTTCTGAAATCGCCGAGATCTTCAGGGCAAGCATGCCTTACTCACAGATCGTCAATCGACCGCGGCAGCAGGAGGTCGTTGCAAACAGCGCAGCCTGTCGGTGA
- the grpE gene encoding nucleotide exchange factor GrpE, producing the protein MSTDSEKLDEQQTVEAAPETPGAEATPQLDLAAELEKYKDLALRTRADLENYRKRAIREKEEAIRYANASLVESLVPIFDNFELGLSAARTATDPSGIVMGLDMVRKQLEDFLRDYGIEAVDAVGQTFDPNLHEAMAQEESDTVPEGTVLRQIRKGFKLKDRLIRPASVVVSKGPAQG; encoded by the coding sequence ATGAGTACCGATTCCGAAAAACTGGACGAACAGCAGACCGTGGAAGCCGCCCCGGAAACACCCGGAGCAGAAGCCACTCCGCAGCTCGACCTCGCGGCGGAGTTGGAGAAGTACAAGGACCTCGCTCTCCGTACCCGCGCCGACCTCGAGAACTACCGCAAGCGTGCCATCCGCGAGAAAGAAGAGGCCATTCGCTACGCCAATGCCTCGCTCGTCGAGAGCCTCGTGCCGATTTTTGACAATTTCGAACTCGGCCTCAGTGCTGCCCGCACCGCAACAGACCCGTCTGGCATCGTGATGGGCCTCGACATGGTGCGCAAGCAACTGGAGGATTTCCTGCGCGACTATGGGATCGAAGCGGTCGATGCCGTCGGCCAGACCTTTGACCCCAACCTCCACGAGGCCATGGCCCAGGAGGAAAGCGACACCGTCCCCGAGGGCACGGTGCTCCGCCAGATCCGCAAGGGCTTCAAGTTGAAAGACCGGTTGATCCGCCCCGCCAGCGTGGTGGTATCCAAGGGACCGGCACAGGGATGA
- a CDS encoding YcjF family protein, with translation MYDRLFQLVDKLPEGMKKPILREISPIREVFLEQRPARLMLVGSVGKSVPEFLHTACGVTVETGEMSGGWRSYKLSGRSGRGEAQILDARFDAPDDVVAAAIAHAAPDVLIYLRENLEPEAIWTKAIARVAQSGAETPIVGIAYGGEPARARLQALFASDRQFSMRRSVVCMPDEEEWGVGEAICAVLPNAARLEFARIAGAKKAQAEIAGSLLKSFTTVCGVIGLQPIPLADMPVLTTLQTLMVGLVVYVSGKPVNVRLVTEFLGALGLNIGAGILFRESARAIIKIVPLWGNAVSGFVAGAGTYAVGRAAISYFIEESPIAETQKLFHRLLPGWDAFKRRRLPSLKTAQTMEAEQIEAKAPPVGENPGNK, from the coding sequence ATGTACGACCGGCTGTTTCAGCTGGTCGATAAGCTGCCGGAGGGGATGAAAAAGCCCATCCTGCGGGAGATCTCGCCGATTCGTGAGGTCTTTCTCGAGCAGCGACCGGCGCGGCTCATGCTGGTGGGCAGCGTGGGCAAGAGCGTTCCGGAGTTTCTGCACACCGCCTGCGGCGTCACGGTGGAGACTGGTGAGATGTCGGGTGGTTGGCGTAGCTACAAACTCTCCGGTCGCTCGGGCCGTGGAGAGGCGCAGATCTTGGATGCTCGCTTCGATGCCCCGGATGATGTCGTGGCGGCGGCGATCGCGCATGCTGCTCCGGATGTATTGATTTACCTGCGAGAAAATCTCGAGCCTGAGGCGATCTGGACCAAAGCGATTGCGCGGGTCGCGCAGAGCGGCGCTGAGACGCCTATCGTTGGCATCGCCTATGGCGGCGAGCCTGCACGAGCTCGCTTGCAGGCGCTTTTTGCCTCTGACCGCCAGTTTTCCATGCGCCGCTCTGTGGTGTGCATGCCCGATGAGGAGGAGTGGGGCGTGGGCGAGGCGATCTGCGCCGTGCTGCCAAATGCCGCGCGACTCGAGTTTGCCCGCATCGCCGGAGCGAAAAAGGCACAGGCGGAAATCGCCGGGTCGCTCCTGAAATCCTTTACCACGGTGTGCGGCGTGATTGGTCTTCAGCCCATTCCTCTGGCCGACATGCCGGTGCTCACGACCTTGCAGACGCTCATGGTCGGGCTGGTCGTTTATGTCTCGGGAAAGCCCGTCAATGTGCGACTGGTCACCGAGTTTCTCGGGGCGCTCGGACTCAATATTGGGGCGGGCATCCTTTTCCGTGAAAGTGCGCGGGCCATTATCAAGATCGTTCCTTTGTGGGGCAATGCTGTCTCTGGATTCGTCGCGGGCGCGGGTACCTATGCGGTTGGACGTGCGGCGATCTCATACTTCATCGAGGAATCCCCCATCGCCGAAACCCAGAAGCTTTTCCATCGTTTGCTGCCGGGATGGGATGCCTTCAAGCGTCGTCGCCTGCCATCCCTGAAGACGGCCCAGACCATGGAGGCCGAGCAGATTGAGGCAAAGGCGCCTCCTGTTGGGGAAAACCCCGGAAACAAGTAA
- a CDS encoding PP2C family protein-serine/threonine phosphatase, translated as MWTYIFFTLFFGAFIALLVVLNTFTRRIAELERQRAELQVEEDRVFDFLHELGEAFSEGVRSSELHRLIVEAATRILDAHGGALYLMDKSDSMLVPGFISKGCPALHEVPEHVLQQAETNHMALESYLRLSSIRRGEGIMGASLVDPRPRLYVEAELIPNPAADNPLVAHSAMVAPLIYRRKILGVLALANGPMSTPFTEKDMNVFKTIAEQSAFALYNEVVYLEAGEKKRLDHDLEIAREIQAILLPSAPPTITGYELSGINVPARQVSGDYLDYIRVDDRRLGVAIADVSGKGVPASLIMAMCRSVIRSEAVGKTSAAEVLRRVNQQLYPDIKEDMFISMAYLILDSENNSVTLARAGHDAPLLYRSATGDIEKLSPKGMALGIDSGTVFNRVCADFQFDLHADDCVLLYTDGATEALNREGAEYGLPRLIDLLQNSAPNGANAIVGRITDDVKGFVGNYPQHDDITLIAIRKK; from the coding sequence ATGTGGACCTACATCTTTTTCACGCTCTTCTTCGGCGCGTTCATCGCGCTGTTGGTAGTGCTTAATACCTTCACACGGCGCATTGCCGAGCTGGAACGCCAGCGCGCCGAACTCCAGGTGGAGGAGGACCGTGTATTTGACTTTCTGCACGAACTTGGCGAGGCCTTTTCCGAGGGCGTTCGCTCGTCGGAACTCCACCGCCTCATCGTTGAAGCAGCCACCCGCATCCTTGATGCCCATGGGGGAGCGCTTTACCTGATGGATAAATCGGACTCGATGCTCGTACCCGGGTTCATCTCCAAGGGGTGTCCGGCTCTTCATGAGGTACCCGAGCACGTCCTGCAGCAGGCGGAGACGAACCACATGGCATTGGAGAGTTACCTGCGACTCAGCTCGATCCGCCGCGGCGAGGGCATCATGGGCGCCTCCCTGGTCGATCCTCGCCCCCGCCTCTACGTGGAAGCCGAGTTGATTCCCAATCCCGCCGCTGACAACCCGCTCGTCGCTCATTCTGCGATGGTGGCTCCGTTGATTTATCGTCGCAAGATCCTCGGCGTGCTCGCCCTGGCCAACGGCCCGATGAGCACACCTTTCACCGAGAAGGACATGAATGTCTTCAAGACGATCGCCGAGCAATCGGCCTTTGCCCTCTACAACGAGGTCGTCTATCTCGAGGCCGGAGAAAAGAAACGCCTCGACCATGATCTCGAGATTGCCCGGGAAATTCAGGCCATCCTGCTTCCCTCCGCGCCGCCAACCATCACAGGCTACGAATTGAGCGGTATTAACGTCCCGGCCAGGCAGGTGAGCGGCGATTACCTCGACTATATCCGGGTGGATGACCGTCGCCTTGGCGTCGCCATCGCCGATGTCTCCGGCAAGGGCGTGCCAGCTTCTTTGATCATGGCCATGTGTCGAAGCGTGATCCGTAGCGAAGCGGTGGGCAAGACCTCTGCCGCCGAGGTGCTCCGCCGGGTCAACCAGCAGCTTTACCCCGACATCAAGGAGGACATGTTCATCAGCATGGCGTACCTGATCCTCGACTCAGAGAACAACAGCGTGACGCTCGCTCGCGCGGGCCATGACGCCCCCCTCCTCTACCGCTCTGCCACGGGAGACATCGAAAAGCTGTCTCCCAAGGGGATGGCGCTGGGTATTGACAGCGGTACGGTCTTCAATAGAGTTTGCGCGGACTTTCAGTTCGACCTGCATGCCGACGATTGCGTGCTGCTTTACACGGATGGAGCCACCGAAGCGCTCAACCGGGAGGGAGCCGAATACGGGCTGCCCCGCCTGATCGATCTGTTGCAAAACAGCGCGCCCAATGGGGCGAATGCCATCGTCGGTCGCATCACGGATGACGTGAAGGGCTTTGTGGGCAACTATCCGCAACACGACGACATAACTTTGATCGCAATCCGAAAGAAATGA
- a CDS encoding helix-turn-helix transcriptional regulator translates to MNGDPLLSLKQVAGELNVCVKTIYRLVDSGKLPRPVKVGRCSRFSRSVIDRFKRQIGAFASPSGL, encoded by the coding sequence ATGAATGGAGATCCACTTTTGTCGCTTAAGCAAGTTGCTGGGGAGTTAAATGTTTGCGTTAAAACGATTTATCGCCTCGTTGACTCTGGTAAGCTGCCGAGACCGGTGAAGGTTGGACGATGCTCCCGCTTTTCAAGAAGTGTGATTGATCGCTTTAAGCGTCAGATAGGCGCGTTTGCCTCCCCATCCGGGTTATGA
- a CDS encoding tyrosine-type recombinase/integrase: MVLAKASNRDDRYLAELKARVVRLCRECRWSNVASVTPDSFQLWRVARMNEGTSAKTLNEYLISIRSLLNWLISRGRLIQNPMATVELLPVHGMVRPRRALTDAEFQRLVAVSGERGLLYTFAAYTGLRYAEIEALEVRDLRLEERLVVVRSETTKNGRVAHQPLHDSLVAQVRHHVSAKGLLPQDRLFGSMSRKHFPKDAAKAGIALVGQDGRHVGFHSLRHTFCSWLQRAGSSQRVLMELMRHSDRRLSDHLYTDAALLPVRESISALPAVPQLPHILPHEIVPSSPVESQGVQEAISENEPERLINRGSSPKESFGVPTSPEWEMVRDTGFEPVTPTVSR; encoded by the coding sequence ATGGTTCTAGCGAAGGCGAGCAACCGGGATGATAGGTACCTTGCCGAACTCAAGGCGAGAGTCGTGCGGCTTTGTCGTGAATGCCGGTGGTCAAATGTCGCGAGTGTCACGCCAGATAGCTTTCAACTGTGGCGCGTTGCTCGCATGAATGAGGGGACATCGGCGAAGACCCTCAACGAATATCTCATTTCCATTCGCTCGCTTCTCAATTGGCTGATTTCTCGGGGTCGGTTGATCCAAAATCCGATGGCAACGGTTGAGCTTTTGCCGGTTCACGGGATGGTTCGGCCTCGCCGGGCTTTAACGGACGCGGAGTTTCAGCGGCTTGTGGCCGTTTCTGGCGAGAGGGGCTTACTTTATACGTTCGCCGCGTACACCGGTTTGCGGTACGCCGAGATTGAAGCCCTTGAGGTTCGCGACCTGCGGCTAGAGGAGCGTCTTGTTGTCGTACGGTCGGAAACGACGAAGAACGGCAGGGTTGCGCATCAGCCACTTCATGACTCGCTTGTTGCCCAAGTTCGCCACCATGTGAGCGCGAAAGGCTTGCTGCCTCAAGATCGGCTCTTTGGCAGCATGAGCCGCAAACATTTCCCGAAAGATGCTGCCAAGGCGGGAATCGCCCTCGTCGGGCAGGATGGGAGGCATGTCGGGTTTCACTCCCTGCGGCACACATTCTGTTCCTGGCTCCAGAGGGCGGGGAGTTCCCAGCGCGTCCTCATGGAGCTGATGAGGCACAGTGACCGCCGCTTGAGCGATCACCTTTACACGGATGCCGCATTGCTTCCTGTGCGCGAGAGTATCAGTGCTCTCCCGGCAGTCCCGCAACTGCCACATATACTGCCACACGAAATAGTCCCGAGCAGTCCCGTTGAGTCCCAAGGAGTCCAAGAAGCAATTTCGGAGAATGAGCCGGAGAGGCTGATAAATAGAGGCTCCAGTCCCAAAGAGTCCTTTGGAGTCCCAACCAGTCCCGAATGGGAAATGGTGCGCGATACAGGGTTCGAACCTGTGACCCCTACCGTGTCAAGGTAG
- the dnaJ gene encoding molecular chaperone DnaJ: MMTKRCYYEVLEVRRESTEEEIKKSYRKLAIKYHPDKNPGDHEAEERFKELGEAYEILMDAQKRAAYDRYGHAAFQQGGGMGGGGGAGGFHDPFDLFREVFGSSGGAGGIFEQFFGGGGGDGSGRQRGSDLRYDLQITLEEAGTGCEKEIEIRKLDACEDCGGSGAQKGSRAVTCSVCRGRGQVVASRGFFQVAQTCPNCHGTGSVIEKPCKTCHGEGRTERTSRVKLKIPAGIDEGARLRSSGGGEAGLRGGTSGDLYVVIHLKEHAIFQRDGMDLHCEIPIPFSVAALGGEVRVPTLSGAVSLKIPAGTQGDSVFRIRSQGMPGLGSSSRGDILARVQVEVPTRLNGEQRKALEHFAQLCGEENTPLHKSFTDRLRDLFS, translated from the coding sequence ATGATGACGAAGCGCTGCTACTACGAAGTCCTGGAAGTCCGGCGCGAGTCCACGGAAGAGGAGATCAAAAAATCCTACCGCAAGCTCGCGATCAAGTATCACCCGGACAAGAACCCGGGAGACCACGAGGCGGAGGAACGTTTCAAGGAACTCGGCGAAGCGTACGAGATCCTCATGGATGCCCAGAAGCGGGCTGCCTACGACCGTTACGGCCATGCAGCCTTTCAGCAAGGCGGCGGCATGGGCGGTGGCGGAGGTGCAGGCGGCTTTCACGATCCTTTCGACCTCTTCCGCGAGGTCTTCGGCTCCAGCGGTGGCGCTGGGGGCATTTTTGAACAATTTTTCGGCGGAGGAGGCGGCGACGGCTCCGGACGCCAGCGTGGCTCGGACCTGCGTTACGACCTGCAGATCACCCTCGAGGAGGCGGGTACGGGTTGCGAAAAGGAGATCGAGATCCGCAAGCTCGACGCCTGTGAGGATTGCGGCGGCAGTGGAGCGCAAAAAGGCTCCCGCGCCGTCACATGCTCGGTATGCCGCGGTCGCGGCCAGGTCGTGGCCTCCCGCGGATTTTTCCAGGTCGCCCAGACCTGCCCAAACTGCCACGGCACGGGCAGCGTGATCGAAAAACCCTGTAAAACCTGCCACGGTGAAGGGCGCACGGAACGCACGTCACGCGTGAAACTTAAGATTCCCGCTGGAATCGATGAGGGCGCAAGGCTCCGTAGCAGCGGAGGCGGCGAGGCTGGCCTGCGCGGCGGTACCTCGGGCGACCTTTACGTCGTGATCCATCTGAAGGAGCACGCAATCTTTCAGCGTGACGGGATGGACCTGCATTGCGAAATCCCAATCCCGTTTTCGGTCGCCGCTCTCGGAGGAGAGGTCCGCGTGCCGACACTCAGCGGAGCAGTTTCTCTCAAGATTCCCGCAGGCACGCAGGGAGACAGCGTCTTTCGCATTCGCAGCCAGGGCATGCCTGGACTCGGAAGCTCCAGCCGCGGCGACATCCTGGCGCGAGTGCAGGTCGAGGTGCCAACGCGCCTCAACGGCGAACAGCGCAAGGCGCTCGAGCATTTTGCCCAGCTCTGTGGCGAGGAAAACACTCCTCTGCACAAAAGCTTCACGGACCGGCTCCGTGACCTGTTCAGCTAG
- a CDS encoding D-sedoheptulose-7-phosphate isomerase — MTPYQSSLQDALDTFESLRALEEPLSQAAKVVLDCLVSGGKLLFCGNGGSAADAAHMATEFTCRFNGDRRPYPAIALTVDGGLMTAIGNDYSFHDVFSRQVHAYGKPGDVLIALTTSGKSRNVLFAIEEARRRGLRTITLLGKGGGFTAGASEIELIVPGTVTARIQEAQKFLLHALCEQVEVDLPKE, encoded by the coding sequence ATGACGCCTTACCAATCCTCGCTTCAGGACGCTCTGGACACCTTTGAATCCCTACGCGCCCTCGAGGAGCCTCTTTCCCAGGCGGCCAAGGTGGTACTCGATTGCCTCGTCTCGGGAGGGAAACTCCTCTTCTGTGGCAACGGAGGCAGCGCCGCCGATGCGGCGCACATGGCCACGGAGTTTACCTGCCGGTTCAACGGCGACCGTCGTCCCTACCCTGCGATCGCGCTCACCGTGGATGGCGGCCTGATGACTGCCATCGGCAACGATTATTCTTTTCACGACGTCTTTTCCCGCCAGGTGCATGCCTACGGCAAACCGGGCGATGTTCTCATCGCGCTGACGACCAGTGGCAAATCGCGCAACGTGCTCTTCGCCATTGAGGAGGCTCGTCGTCGTGGCTTGCGGACGATTACGCTGCTGGGCAAAGGGGGCGGGTTTACCGCTGGCGCTTCCGAGATCGAGTTGATCGTGCCGGGAACGGTGACGGCTCGCATCCAGGAAGCGCAGAAGTTCTTGCTTCACGCCCTTTGCGAGCAGGTCGAGGTCGATCTGCCCAAGGAATGA
- a CDS encoding bifunctional ADP-dependent NAD(P)H-hydrate dehydratase/NAD(P)H-hydrate epimerase — translation MLVTCEEMRRMESAVFSRGVSAEHLMEEAGLGIARIVRQFHSRPGTCIAYCGKGNNGGDALVALRHLRRWGWNISVELAYPAEELSELPRRHLLSLDLSSREDFGGSLVLLDGLLGTGVSGEPRQEAADAIRRMNSLRLSRNAWVLAIDIPSGLNGDTGEPSATCVQADLTATIGAPKRGLVADAATNHVGRLAFIPLRELDFDRESSPRLSSPEELRYWLPPRAFDTHKGMCGRVGIIAGSHGMTGAARLASAAAVAAGAGLVTVYAHADIQPVLAAACVPEVMVKEVESLREVLEEPMNVLAVGPGLGRAYDNDVVALVKEWPHAMVVDADALNAVSQDTSILKTCRGPRLLTPHPGEMERLFPQRNRPRIDWFRDFTNQYTATLLLKGARTIIGNAEACYYNSTGNPGMASGGMGDVLTGTCAALAGQLNGDLLKSAVLGAWVCGRAGEMGASAPFSSPEKLSARIVIELLGAAFSQLREGY, via the coding sequence ATGCTCGTGACCTGCGAGGAAATGCGGCGAATGGAAAGCGCGGTCTTCAGCCGCGGTGTAAGCGCGGAGCATCTCATGGAGGAGGCTGGACTCGGCATCGCCCGCATCGTCCGGCAGTTCCACTCCCGGCCCGGGACATGTATTGCTTATTGCGGCAAGGGAAACAACGGTGGCGACGCCTTGGTAGCGCTGCGCCATTTGCGCCGGTGGGGATGGAATATCAGCGTGGAACTTGCCTATCCTGCCGAGGAGCTTTCGGAACTGCCGAGAAGGCACCTGCTATCGCTCGACCTGTCATCCCGGGAGGATTTCGGCGGTTCCCTTGTGCTGCTGGACGGGCTGCTCGGCACGGGTGTCTCGGGTGAACCCCGCCAGGAAGCCGCCGATGCCATCCGGCGCATGAATTCCCTGCGCCTGAGCCGAAATGCCTGGGTGCTGGCCATCGACATCCCGAGCGGACTCAACGGCGACACCGGAGAGCCCTCCGCCACCTGTGTGCAGGCAGACCTCACAGCAACGATCGGCGCACCCAAACGCGGTCTGGTCGCCGATGCGGCGACGAATCACGTCGGCCGCCTCGCCTTTATTCCCCTTCGTGAGCTCGATTTCGATCGCGAGAGTTCGCCGAGACTTTCCTCCCCCGAGGAGCTACGGTACTGGTTGCCTCCTCGCGCCTTTGACACACACAAAGGGATGTGCGGACGTGTCGGCATCATCGCAGGATCGCATGGGATGACTGGAGCCGCCCGACTCGCTTCCGCCGCCGCTGTGGCTGCCGGAGCTGGCCTCGTCACGGTGTACGCCCATGCCGACATCCAGCCCGTCCTGGCAGCCGCTTGCGTGCCTGAAGTAATGGTGAAGGAGGTGGAGAGCCTCCGCGAGGTCCTCGAGGAACCGATGAACGTCCTCGCTGTGGGACCCGGCTTGGGACGCGCCTATGATAATGATGTCGTCGCGCTCGTGAAGGAATGGCCTCATGCAATGGTCGTAGATGCCGACGCCCTGAACGCCGTCTCGCAGGATACCTCGATCCTGAAAACCTGTCGCGGCCCTCGCCTGCTAACCCCACACCCGGGGGAAATGGAGAGGCTGTTTCCCCAGCGCAATCGCCCACGCATCGACTGGTTCCGTGATTTCACAAACCAGTATACCGCCACGCTCCTGCTCAAGGGTGCCCGCACCATCATCGGCAACGCGGAAGCCTGCTATTACAACTCCACAGGCAATCCCGGAATGGCGAGCGGCGGCATGGGGGACGTTCTTACGGGAACCTGCGCAGCCCTTGCTGGGCAACTGAACGGCGACCTCCTGAAGAGCGCAGTGCTCGGCGCTTGGGTCTGCGGACGAGCCGGGGAGATGGGTGCATCAGCCCCCTTTAGTTCTCCGGAAAAACTCTCGGCCCGGATCGTGATCGAACTACTCGGCGCGGCTTTCTCCCAGCTTCGTGAAGGTTACTAG
- a CDS encoding STAS domain-containing protein, which produces MSTSSSVLVGCVDRTAWVKVEGRGSFQNSSGLKEFVKQMIQRGFREFVVDLQDCEQMDSTFMGTLAGVALRLRELGQGSLRATNVNERNSDLLSSLGLDQLFTVESLGSIAAETEPLPDDDALRIAEPKALEAEAQKQAVLEAHEALVEADRANAVKFKDVLEFLRNELNAQGSSDKEG; this is translated from the coding sequence GTGAGCACCTCATCATCTGTCCTCGTCGGCTGCGTTGATCGCACGGCCTGGGTCAAAGTGGAAGGCAGAGGGAGTTTTCAAAACAGCTCCGGACTCAAGGAATTCGTCAAGCAGATGATCCAGCGCGGATTCCGCGAATTCGTCGTGGATCTCCAGGACTGCGAGCAGATGGACTCGACCTTCATGGGCACCCTTGCCGGTGTAGCCCTCCGTCTGCGCGAGCTCGGCCAGGGTTCCCTCCGCGCCACCAACGTCAACGAGCGCAACTCCGACCTCCTTTCCAGCCTCGGACTCGACCAGCTTTTCACCGTGGAATCCCTCGGTTCGATCGCAGCCGAGACGGAACCCCTGCCCGATGATGACGCCCTCCGGATCGCCGAACCCAAGGCCCTGGAGGCCGAGGCCCAAAAGCAGGCGGTTCTCGAGGCACACGAGGCCTTGGTCGAAGCCGACCGGGCGAATGCGGTGAAGTTCAAAGATGTGCTGGAGTTTTTGCGGAATGAGTTGAATGCTCAAGGTTCCTCAGACAAAGAGGGATAA
- a CDS encoding peroxiredoxin, whose protein sequence is MVLAPGDIAPDFTAPVVGEGIPEGAQFTLSSSRGTPVILYFYPKDDTPGCTKQACDLRDRYSEVIENGARVFGVSVDPIETHKKFILKHNLPFPLISDADREIVQAYGVWVERSMYGKKYFGTERSTFVINPEGRVKSIYRKVKPEEHTGTVIEDLRHFEP, encoded by the coding sequence ATGGTTCTTGCGCCAGGTGATATCGCCCCGGATTTCACAGCTCCGGTGGTTGGGGAGGGGATTCCGGAGGGTGCGCAGTTTACGCTTTCCTCGTCGCGAGGGACTCCCGTGATTTTATATTTTTACCCCAAGGACGATACGCCCGGATGTACGAAGCAGGCCTGTGATTTACGGGATCGTTACTCCGAGGTGATTGAAAACGGGGCGAGGGTTTTCGGCGTGAGCGTTGATCCGATCGAGACCCACAAGAAGTTTATTCTGAAGCACAATCTGCCATTTCCGCTGATTAGTGACGCGGATCGAGAGATCGTGCAGGCCTATGGCGTGTGGGTGGAGCGTTCCATGTATGGAAAGAAGTATTTTGGCACGGAGCGCAGCACGTTTGTGATCAATCCGGAGGGCAGGGTCAAATCGATCTACAGAAAGGTGAAGCCCGAGGAGCATACTGGAACCGTCATTGAGGACTTGAGACACTTTGAACCGTGA
- a CDS encoding prepilin peptidase, giving the protein MRETVLTVFSAVLGAIIGSFLNACIHRLPRNLSLDQPRRSFCPSCGKTIPWYENLPVISWLALRGRCSGCHAKISPRYILVEILTSGLFLAAWLTFGLPLAPAYWLFLALLVTATFIDIEHFIIPDVITIGGTAAGVVLSVILPGLMQTDSRLHALFASLGAAALGYGILWLIVEGGKLAFGRKRHVFKEELPFSWKRDGDTATLTVGEDSLLWHEIDFRERDQLVIESTGASIDGRVLEGSPVLRFRYHVLLDEGQEKPLDQIDEIKGKLTAITIPREAMGFGDVKFIAAIGAFLGWQAVVFTICAASIIGCVAAVAGIFLARDRSGARVPFGPFLALGAALWVFFGPAIWDWYFNVMARPGHDLAF; this is encoded by the coding sequence ATGAGGGAAACGGTACTCACCGTCTTTTCCGCTGTATTGGGGGCGATCATAGGGTCGTTCCTCAATGCCTGCATTCATCGCCTCCCTCGAAATCTTTCGCTCGACCAGCCACGGCGCTCCTTCTGCCCCTCGTGCGGCAAGACCATTCCTTGGTACGAAAATCTGCCGGTTATCAGCTGGCTCGCTTTGCGCGGGCGGTGCTCCGGCTGCCATGCGAAGATTTCTCCACGATACATTCTGGTGGAGATCCTCACTTCCGGGCTGTTTCTTGCTGCGTGGCTGACGTTTGGCCTGCCGTTGGCACCGGCCTACTGGCTGTTCCTCGCGCTCCTGGTCACGGCGACCTTCATCGACATCGAGCATTTCATTATCCCGGATGTCATCACCATCGGCGGGACGGCCGCGGGTGTCGTCCTGAGTGTCATCCTTCCCGGCCTCATGCAGACGGACTCCCGGCTCCACGCTTTATTTGCCTCACTGGGAGCTGCCGCTCTCGGGTACGGCATTCTCTGGCTTATCGTCGAGGGTGGCAAACTCGCCTTCGGTCGCAAGCGACATGTATTCAAGGAGGAGTTGCCGTTCTCATGGAAGCGCGATGGCGATACCGCGACGCTCACGGTGGGCGAGGATTCCCTTCTCTGGCACGAGATCGATTTTCGCGAGCGCGACCAACTTGTCATTGAAAGCACCGGAGCTTCGATTGATGGTCGGGTGCTGGAGGGTTCGCCGGTGCTGCGTTTTCGCTATCACGTGCTGCTCGATGAAGGGCAGGAGAAACCTCTGGATCAGATCGATGAGATCAAGGGTAAGCTCACTGCCATTACCATCCCCCGAGAGGCGATGGGATTTGGCGACGTCAAGTTTATCGCGGCCATCGGAGCCTTCCTGGGTTGGCAGGCGGTTGTTTTCACCATTTGCGCCGCCTCGATTATCGGATGTGTCGCCGCTGTCGCCGGGATATTCCTGGCGCGCGACCGCTCCGGTGCGCGGGTGCCGTTTGGCCCATTTCTTGCCCTTGGCGCCGCGCTTTGGGTGTTTTTCGGTCCCGCCATCTGGGACTGGTATTTCAATGTCATGGCTCGTCCTGGTCATGACCTTGCCTTTTAA